The Corynebacterium poyangense genome includes a window with the following:
- a CDS encoding GatB/YqeY domain-containing protein, translating to MSEVKKRIQADLAQAMKAREETRTATLRMLLSAIIYEETSGEQHELSEAEFLAVVAREIKKRRESAEVYRSNNRDDLADQEEAEAEILGQYQPEQLTDKEVEQLVAEVVATECGDSYSMKDMGKVMRSAQEKAAGRVDGKRLSAAVKAALQA from the coding sequence ATGAGTGAGGTCAAGAAGAGAATTCAAGCTGATCTAGCCCAAGCGATGAAAGCCCGGGAAGAAACCCGGACCGCTACTTTGCGGATGTTACTGTCCGCAATTATTTATGAGGAAACAAGCGGGGAACAACATGAACTCAGTGAGGCGGAGTTCCTGGCGGTTGTGGCTCGGGAGATAAAGAAACGTCGGGAGTCTGCGGAGGTGTATCGGAGCAACAACCGCGATGATCTTGCCGATCAGGAAGAGGCTGAAGCAGAGATCTTAGGCCAATACCAGCCCGAACAATTAACTGACAAAGAGGTAGAACAGCTAGTCGCTGAAGTAGTGGCCACCGAGTGTGGGGACAGCTACAGCATGAAAGACATGGGGAAGGTCATGAGGTCTGCCCAAGAAAAAGCCGCTGGGAGAGTTGATGGGAAACGACTCTCCGCAGCGGTTAAAGCTGCCTTGCAGGCTTAA